One Luteolibacter flavescens DNA segment encodes these proteins:
- a CDS encoding ankyrin repeat domain-containing protein, with protein sequence MITDAEQQRYAELQQMALDAARQGDPEMLRPMLEAGMPVELKDGKGNTLLMLAAYHGNAGTVELLLEKGAVPDVRNDRGQTPLAGVAFKGHADVARLLLAAGADPLADQGGGKTPVMFAAMFGHPEMVKLLESAAAPSGRSKASLGWLARIMAIPRALFFRRSPRPVIVGH encoded by the coding sequence ATGATCACCGACGCCGAACAACAACGCTACGCCGAACTCCAGCAGATGGCGCTCGATGCCGCCCGCCAGGGAGACCCGGAGATGCTGCGCCCGATGCTCGAGGCGGGCATGCCCGTGGAGCTGAAGGACGGGAAGGGAAACACGCTGCTGATGCTCGCCGCGTATCATGGCAATGCCGGGACCGTGGAGCTTCTGTTAGAGAAGGGTGCCGTGCCCGATGTCCGCAATGACCGTGGCCAGACGCCGCTCGCCGGCGTCGCCTTCAAGGGCCACGCCGATGTCGCGCGGCTCTTGCTCGCCGCCGGAGCCGATCCGCTGGCCGATCAGGGAGGTGGCAAGACACCGGTGATGTTTGCCGCGATGTTCGGCCATCCCGAGATGGTAAAGCTGCTGGAAAGCGCCGCCGCCCCGTCCGGCAGAAGCAAGGCATCGCTCGGCTGGCTCGCCCGCATCATGGCCATCCCCCGCGCGCTCTTCTTCCGCAGGTCGCCGCGGCCTGTCATCGTCGGCCACTGA
- a CDS encoding ELWxxDGT repeat protein → MKPIQLLVLLPLAVTLPSLYGGQPAPDLVKDIQPGSVGAIPDFSRPLVLGNKLIFAANDGKTGYELWESDGTAAGTRLLKDIVSGAAGSYPSGPVGAGNHMYFKTSNSSGSPLGIWKTDGTAAGTTKMSNMGTNPLLFGSVGNTLYFYNTTVESGFELWKTDGTAAGTMIVSDLTPGTASSSLTAGIGVGSYYYFVSHVRGVSVSLWRTDGTSAGTTLIKSLPNGSGFSGFTVVGNDLYFGASDGIHGHELWKSDGTAAGTFMLKDLAPGPDNGISSGSLTEAGGLLYFCARLDDRYAVWRSDGTEAGTFPLLPIVNPINSKMLVMGNEILFSAHYNGKAEVWRSNGTVAGTFPFKPGMKTGLGFILKRGSTWYFGSSELWQSDGTPDGTRSVADWTSSYSQRALLGDKIYVSANLSPAGHELHAYDLTPPSIAKPELTERTKTSMKVSTAIHGNGFASTAALEYGLTETYGTTVTIPLGTEVANQFQPVEITLSDLSPGSAYHYRITATSTKGSRISTGTFDTLYTREDWRMAHFGMSGNTGVAADDADPDGDGVSNLVEYAFGLTPSMRDASKLPQSTRNSVNDIYSFTSPPGREDVTCGLEVSFTLEPGSWQAVESYGKGRNHAYNVQHFGIPRRFTRWTANPR, encoded by the coding sequence ATGAAACCCATTCAACTGCTGGTGCTCCTCCCCCTTGCAGTGACACTGCCTTCCCTCTACGGCGGGCAACCTGCTCCCGATCTGGTGAAAGACATCCAGCCGGGAAGCGTGGGAGCTATCCCCGACTTTTCTAGGCCTCTCGTGCTGGGGAACAAACTGATCTTCGCCGCAAACGACGGAAAAACCGGCTACGAACTGTGGGAAAGCGACGGCACCGCAGCGGGAACGCGACTTCTGAAAGACATCGTCTCCGGGGCGGCCGGATCTTACCCATCGGGACCCGTGGGGGCGGGGAACCACATGTATTTCAAGACGAGCAATTCGTCCGGCAGCCCCTTGGGCATCTGGAAGACCGATGGTACCGCAGCCGGGACCACGAAGATGAGCAACATGGGCACAAATCCCCTGCTCTTCGGATCAGTCGGCAACACGCTCTATTTCTATAACACCACGGTGGAATCCGGCTTCGAGCTCTGGAAAACGGATGGCACCGCGGCAGGCACGATGATCGTCTCCGATCTGACACCCGGCACCGCGAGTTCCTCCCTCACGGCAGGGATCGGCGTCGGGAGCTACTACTACTTCGTCTCCCATGTCCGCGGAGTCTCGGTGAGTCTCTGGCGCACGGACGGGACAAGCGCGGGGACCACGCTGATAAAGTCACTGCCAAATGGGAGCGGTTTCTCCGGCTTCACCGTTGTCGGTAATGATCTCTACTTCGGGGCCTCCGATGGCATCCATGGCCATGAGCTGTGGAAGAGCGATGGCACCGCCGCCGGGACCTTCATGCTGAAGGATCTGGCACCGGGCCCTGACAACGGGATTTCCTCCGGTTCGCTCACCGAGGCGGGCGGGCTACTCTACTTCTGCGCGAGGCTGGACGATCGCTACGCCGTGTGGCGCAGCGATGGCACGGAGGCGGGAACCTTTCCCCTGCTGCCCATCGTCAACCCCATCAACAGCAAGATGCTGGTCATGGGAAATGAGATCCTGTTTTCCGCCCACTACAATGGGAAGGCGGAGGTCTGGCGCTCCAATGGCACCGTGGCCGGCACCTTTCCTTTCAAGCCGGGAATGAAGACCGGGCTGGGCTTCATCCTGAAGCGAGGCTCCACCTGGTACTTCGGAAGTTCCGAGCTATGGCAAAGCGATGGCACGCCCGACGGAACGCGATCCGTCGCGGACTGGACCTCAAGCTACAGCCAGAGGGCGCTGCTTGGTGACAAGATCTACGTGAGCGCCAACCTGTCCCCAGCCGGTCATGAACTCCACGCCTACGACCTCACTCCGCCTTCGATTGCAAAGCCGGAGCTGACCGAAAGGACCAAGACCAGCATGAAGGTAAGCACCGCGATCCATGGCAACGGCTTCGCAAGCACCGCCGCCCTGGAATATGGCCTGACCGAAACCTACGGAACCACTGTTACGATTCCCCTGGGGACCGAAGTGGCCAATCAATTCCAACCGGTCGAAATCACGCTGTCCGATCTGTCCCCGGGATCGGCCTACCACTACCGGATCACCGCCACGAGCACGAAGGGCAGTCGGATCTCCACCGGAACATTCGACACCCTCTACACGCGGGAGGACTGGCGGATGGCCCACTTCGGCATGTCCGGGAATACCGGCGTCGCAGCGGACGATGCCGATCCGGACGGGGACGGCGTCAGCAACCTGGTCGAATACGCCTTCGGGCTCACTCCCTCGATGAGGGATGCCTCGAAACTACCGCAATCCACGCGGAACTCGGTGAACGACATCTATTCTTTCACTAGCCCGCCGGGCAGGGAGGATGTCACGTGTGGCCTGGAAGTCAGCTTCACGCTGGAACCGGGAAGCTGGCAAGCCGTCGAAAGTTACGGAAAAGGGAGAAACCACGCCTACAACGTGCAGCACTTCGGGATACCCCGGCGCTTCACACGCTGGACCGCGAATCCCCGCTGA
- a CDS encoding HEAT repeat domain-containing protein, translating into MTDREEAALETLRQHATGSGAVRKSLWPWSRGRNDPDHAGGHLERAVALLSAADPAEAIPKIAPIVWAYSATLGEALSRLILSLAGRLPSGAWPRVDEWMRLTLGGYWEAVDLPSRADPGVVLVALCHPSGRVREKAIHLHGLLPPAIAASLLLVRINDWVGQVRYSSELKLDPLLRSLDPQQKMELVPLVHRLRGCGRHDKAMALDGWLRSLTMPFHEEAWLAAWHRSDTRGRHVYLTVLKSSGIPPSRAIRDALLKSNDRMALLWYLKGILPTLEGADREEATEAMSRSRAVPLRRAWIDHLLEGNPQRAIPLLMDMLIDRSRSLRHHARYHLGKLAPLDFAAHYTALLDWPELEEAALCGLAEVSPADAHRKALPLLSSSNPRVRKVAVESLEKDLLADHLPALLELSVDPEPGPSKAARGRLLEIAYEVGAHLLSTPDTTAGFPAALQIQLIRIAPFFSKWQGLEYLLRQRIDGAARREVTAALRHWMQREGQSYVNLKADRRVTLLKLTDQADLGLEVAKEIRFILERAE; encoded by the coding sequence ATGACCGATCGCGAGGAAGCCGCGCTGGAGACCCTGCGCCAACATGCGACAGGCTCCGGTGCCGTGCGCAAATCCCTGTGGCCGTGGTCACGCGGGCGAAACGACCCGGACCACGCGGGCGGACATCTGGAGCGCGCGGTCGCCCTGCTTTCCGCCGCCGATCCTGCCGAGGCGATCCCGAAGATCGCCCCGATCGTCTGGGCATACTCGGCCACTCTGGGCGAGGCGCTCTCGCGGCTGATCCTTTCGCTGGCGGGCCGGCTGCCCTCGGGCGCCTGGCCCCGCGTGGATGAGTGGATGCGCCTCACGCTCGGAGGCTATTGGGAAGCGGTGGACCTTCCTTCACGGGCAGATCCGGGCGTCGTGCTCGTCGCCCTTTGCCATCCTTCCGGACGCGTCCGCGAAAAGGCGATCCATCTCCACGGTCTCTTGCCTCCTGCGATTGCGGCGAGCCTGCTGCTCGTCCGGATCAATGACTGGGTCGGGCAAGTACGATATTCATCGGAGTTGAAGCTGGACCCCCTGCTCCGCTCCCTCGACCCGCAGCAGAAGATGGAGCTGGTGCCGCTGGTCCACCGGCTCCGCGGCTGCGGCAGGCATGACAAGGCCATGGCACTGGATGGCTGGCTGAGATCCCTGACGATGCCCTTTCACGAGGAGGCATGGCTCGCCGCGTGGCATCGCTCGGACACCCGCGGCCGCCATGTCTATCTGACGGTGCTGAAAAGTTCCGGGATCCCACCGTCGCGAGCCATCCGGGATGCCTTACTCAAGAGCAACGACCGCATGGCGCTCCTCTGGTACCTGAAGGGAATCCTCCCCACTCTCGAGGGAGCGGACAGGGAGGAAGCCACCGAGGCGATGTCACGATCACGTGCGGTCCCACTGCGCCGCGCCTGGATCGACCACCTGCTGGAAGGCAACCCGCAAAGAGCGATCCCGCTCCTCATGGACATGCTCATCGACCGCAGCCGCAGCCTGAGGCACCATGCCCGCTACCATCTGGGAAAGCTGGCCCCGCTCGACTTCGCCGCGCACTACACCGCGCTTCTGGATTGGCCGGAGCTGGAGGAAGCCGCGCTCTGCGGCCTCGCCGAAGTCTCGCCTGCCGATGCACATCGGAAAGCCCTCCCCCTCCTTTCGTCCTCGAACCCACGCGTCCGGAAGGTCGCGGTGGAGTCGCTGGAGAAGGATCTCTTGGCAGATCACCTTCCCGCGCTGCTGGAACTCTCGGTCGATCCCGAACCGGGACCATCGAAGGCGGCGCGCGGACGGCTGCTCGAGATCGCCTACGAAGTCGGTGCTCACTTGCTCTCGACTCCGGATACGACCGCTGGATTTCCGGCCGCGCTGCAAATCCAGCTCATCCGGATCGCACCCTTTTTCAGCAAGTGGCAAGGGCTGGAATACCTGCTGCGGCAGCGGATCGACGGCGCTGCCCGCAGGGAAGTCACGGCAGCTCTGCGCCACTGGATGCAGCGTGAAGGCCAGTCCTATGTGAATCTGAAGGCCGACCGCCGGGTCACCCTGCTCAAGCTGACCGACCAAGCGGACCTTGGATTGGAGGTCGCCAAGGAGATCCGCTTCATCCTCGAACGCGCGGAATAG
- a CDS encoding carbohydrate-binding family 9-like protein, giving the protein MRFLLSLFLPVLATAEPLTYECRFSETAPKVDGDLSDPAWEKIAWTSDFIDIQGKDHAKPRYRTRAKMLWTAEGLHVAAEMEEPHVWGTLTEKNSIIFHDNDFEIFLDPDGDTLNYYEFEINALATIWELTLDKPYSKGGTAVHGTNLPGLKSAVKIDGTLNDPSDHDTGWSVEIFLPWKDLAKHSGQLASPPNAGDTWRINFSRVQWVHAVKDGKYVRIPEHGAKIQEGSHPEDNWVWSPQGVINMHVPEQWGRLVFVK; this is encoded by the coding sequence ATGCGCTTCCTGCTTTCTCTTTTCCTCCCCGTCCTCGCCACCGCCGAGCCGCTGACCTACGAGTGCCGCTTCTCCGAAACCGCGCCGAAGGTGGATGGCGATCTCTCCGATCCCGCATGGGAAAAGATCGCGTGGACCAGCGACTTCATCGACATCCAGGGAAAGGACCACGCGAAGCCGCGCTACCGCACCCGCGCGAAGATGCTTTGGACGGCCGAGGGCCTGCACGTGGCCGCGGAGATGGAGGAGCCGCACGTCTGGGGCACGCTGACGGAAAAGAACTCCATCATCTTCCACGACAATGACTTCGAGATCTTCCTCGATCCCGATGGCGACACGCTGAACTACTACGAATTTGAGATCAACGCGCTCGCCACCATCTGGGAGCTGACCCTGGACAAGCCCTACTCGAAGGGCGGCACCGCGGTGCACGGCACGAATCTCCCCGGGCTGAAGAGCGCGGTGAAGATCGACGGCACGCTCAATGACCCGAGCGATCACGACACCGGATGGTCCGTGGAAATCTTCCTGCCGTGGAAGGACCTCGCGAAGCACTCCGGCCAGCTCGCCTCGCCGCCGAATGCAGGCGATACCTGGCGCATCAATTTCTCGCGCGTGCAGTGGGTCCACGCCGTGAAGGACGGCAAGTACGTCCGCATCCCCGAGCACGGCGCGAAGATCCAAGAGGGCAGCCACCCCGAGGACAACTGGGTGTGGAGCCCGCAGGGCGTGATCAACATGCACGTGCCCGAGCAGTGGGGCCGGCTGGTCTTCGTGAAATGA
- a CDS encoding AAA family ATPase — protein MDTDDTSPRRGHKHRKYKIDRTDIAQWTKSLGEEQSALVFWLDDYARTQDLDLEELGKRLKKPDGKGTYSRDSVYQFLTGRRTSDQLDNMLAAIFDLRKIETERSKITRIGFVETDITRRIFQVCDSTRNFGKMGLVIGNTHVGKTTAFVEYTVRNNHGATTYVRMPAGGSKGAFLRALAPRVGVGLNHNDQSIANKIMAVFDERQLLIVDEFHQCLPRPTRKERNGVAPSVYHTVEWLRELHDETGLAIIYGVTPVFDAAMKNDFFSGIFKQTLQRTLITARLPDSPTKKSLAAFAKHFGLEPATGEALDLQTLVLREDSLGRWISILEGASKVASRHSAPLAWDHVIQSHAALVRLENGD, from the coding sequence ATGGACACCGACGACACCTCACCCCGCCGCGGCCACAAGCACCGCAAATACAAGATCGACCGCACCGACATCGCGCAGTGGACGAAGTCCCTGGGCGAGGAGCAGAGCGCGCTCGTCTTCTGGCTCGATGACTACGCCCGCACCCAGGACCTCGACCTGGAAGAACTGGGCAAGCGCTTGAAGAAGCCGGACGGCAAGGGCACCTACAGCAGGGACTCGGTCTATCAGTTCCTCACGGGCCGCCGCACCTCCGACCAGCTTGATAACATGCTGGCCGCCATTTTCGACCTGCGGAAGATCGAGACCGAGCGCTCCAAGATCACACGCATCGGTTTCGTCGAGACCGACATCACGCGCCGCATCTTCCAGGTCTGCGACTCCACCCGGAACTTCGGGAAGATGGGCCTCGTCATCGGGAATACCCACGTCGGCAAGACTACCGCCTTCGTCGAATACACCGTCCGCAACAACCACGGCGCGACCACCTACGTCCGCATGCCTGCGGGCGGATCGAAGGGAGCATTCCTCCGCGCCCTGGCACCGAGGGTCGGCGTGGGCCTGAACCACAACGACCAGTCCATTGCCAACAAGATCATGGCGGTCTTCGACGAGCGCCAGCTCCTCATCGTCGATGAGTTCCACCAGTGCCTGCCGCGGCCCACCCGCAAGGAGCGCAATGGCGTCGCCCCGTCCGTGTATCACACCGTCGAGTGGCTCCGCGAGCTGCACGACGAGACCGGCCTCGCCATCATCTACGGGGTCACGCCGGTCTTCGATGCCGCCATGAAGAACGATTTCTTCTCGGGCATCTTCAAGCAGACGCTCCAGCGCACGCTCATCACGGCCCGCCTGCCGGACTCTCCGACGAAGAAGAGCCTCGCCGCCTTCGCCAAGCACTTCGGCCTGGAGCCTGCCACTGGCGAAGCGCTCGACCTCCAGACGCTTGTCCTCCGCGAGGATTCATTGGGCCGCTGGATCTCGATCCTTGAAGGCGCGTCGAAGGTCGCCAGCAGGCATTCCGCCCCTCTCGCCTGGGATCACGTCATCCAATCCCACGCCGCCCTCGTCCGCCTCGAAAACGGCGACTGA
- a CDS encoding helix-turn-helix domain-containing protein: MSALSLAPLSLLRTLTPEQKTGLFQKLEAVQAVNAARYGTKGDVVKAAARDLRVSTQAVNKWVGDFNAHGAEALVDGRRKRGKERGLPEITQRWITEEYLRLQREDSGVEIYKLIRDRARLWGKTGNPKYAIPGLVEPPAMGAKGYPVGLSQETIRRYGPDAYQRALAHQGRKAASDLLPSIPDSRIGVSYLERIFFDDQVYDHMIQQPGWEKPMRPVGFNALDYLTGAFLDFHMRLRWWDENSESHRSLTQREFVWFVLGLLSSVGYRGDAKGTRLVFEHGTANSWSSESGRLKTHAGHASFESALSAFTGGKVTIDRSGKFNQATWSEMMFVPKSAGNFRFKAPIESMFRAVRTHGLLIPGATGRNADLMPAENYGLEREETKWLKLASKFPTHIAEAVQSNLFSFAEYYSAYRMIYAGINADPDHALKDWEALGFVMREWRWEQDPTGLWRPRAELARLAESAPHVAATFDLQRAENPGLVRTRRMSRAEAVRQSEMDPAIRTLDIHDFHNLLPLEWAHELKVTRERTLVVRDPLIKGTKALTYFTACRNERGHRISLSPGDQVLCHLNPFAPDSLIVLDQHGAPIGIAARIPDDVASNADLAQDLLAARALQTADADAPVRAAFQGVAERRREVKAHNEGLRDAAAGIVRQTPAEKASDTKRRNRVQQTASSVDTSGALDAWASSSRTGEPPAPAAEPKPADDFNPFA; encoded by the coding sequence ATGTCCGCCCTCTCCCTAGCTCCCTTGTCGCTGCTCCGCACCCTCACGCCGGAGCAGAAGACCGGCCTCTTCCAGAAGCTGGAAGCCGTGCAGGCCGTGAACGCCGCGCGCTATGGCACGAAGGGCGATGTGGTGAAGGCCGCCGCCCGCGATCTCCGCGTATCGACGCAGGCGGTCAACAAATGGGTGGGGGACTTCAACGCCCACGGCGCGGAAGCCCTCGTCGATGGCCGACGCAAGCGGGGCAAGGAGCGCGGCCTGCCGGAGATCACGCAGCGGTGGATCACCGAGGAATACCTCCGCCTCCAGCGCGAGGACAGCGGCGTCGAGATCTACAAGCTCATCCGCGACCGCGCCCGGCTGTGGGGCAAAACCGGCAATCCGAAGTATGCCATCCCTGGTCTTGTCGAGCCGCCTGCCATGGGGGCGAAGGGCTACCCGGTCGGACTCTCGCAGGAGACGATCCGCCGCTACGGACCGGACGCCTATCAGCGCGCGCTCGCGCATCAGGGACGGAAGGCCGCCAGCGATCTCCTGCCCTCCATCCCGGACAGCCGCATCGGCGTCTCCTACCTGGAGCGGATCTTCTTCGACGACCAGGTCTATGACCACATGATCCAGCAGCCCGGCTGGGAGAAGCCCATGCGCCCGGTCGGCTTCAATGCCCTGGATTACCTCACCGGCGCATTCCTCGACTTCCACATGCGCCTGCGCTGGTGGGACGAGAATTCCGAGAGCCACCGCAGCCTGACCCAGCGCGAGTTCGTCTGGTTCGTCCTCGGCCTGCTGTCGTCGGTCGGCTACCGCGGCGACGCGAAGGGCACGCGCCTCGTTTTCGAGCACGGCACCGCGAACTCGTGGAGCAGCGAATCCGGCCGCCTCAAGACTCACGCGGGGCACGCCTCTTTCGAGTCCGCGCTCTCCGCCTTCACCGGCGGGAAGGTCACCATCGACCGCTCCGGCAAGTTCAACCAGGCGACGTGGAGCGAGATGATGTTCGTGCCAAAGAGCGCGGGTAACTTCCGCTTCAAGGCCCCCATCGAATCGATGTTCCGCGCGGTCCGCACCCACGGACTGCTCATCCCCGGTGCCACCGGTCGCAATGCCGACCTCATGCCCGCCGAAAACTACGGCCTGGAGCGCGAGGAGACGAAGTGGCTCAAGCTCGCCTCCAAGTTCCCGACCCACATCGCCGAGGCCGTCCAGAGCAACCTCTTCTCGTTCGCGGAATACTACAGCGCCTACCGCATGATCTACGCGGGTATCAATGCCGACCCGGATCACGCGCTGAAGGATTGGGAAGCGCTCGGCTTCGTCATGCGCGAGTGGCGCTGGGAGCAGGACCCCACCGGCCTCTGGCGTCCCCGCGCCGAGCTGGCCCGCCTCGCCGAGTCCGCCCCGCACGTCGCCGCCACCTTCGATCTCCAGCGCGCGGAGAATCCCGGCCTCGTGCGCACCCGCCGCATGAGCCGTGCAGAGGCGGTGCGGCAGTCCGAGATGGACCCCGCGATCAGGACGCTCGACATCCACGACTTCCACAACCTCCTCCCGCTGGAGTGGGCGCATGAGCTGAAGGTGACCCGCGAGCGCACGCTTGTTGTCCGCGATCCGCTCATCAAGGGCACGAAGGCCCTCACCTACTTCACCGCCTGCCGGAATGAACGCGGCCACCGCATCAGCCTCTCGCCGGGCGACCAGGTGCTCTGCCACCTCAATCCCTTCGCGCCGGACAGTCTCATCGTGCTCGACCAGCACGGCGCGCCCATCGGGATCGCCGCCCGCATCCCCGACGATGTCGCGAGCAATGCCGACCTCGCGCAGGACCTGCTTGCGGCCCGCGCCCTCCAGACCGCCGACGCCGATGCCCCGGTGCGCGCCGCCTTCCAGGGCGTGGCCGAGCGCCGCCGCGAGGTGAAGGCGCACAACGAAGGCCTGCGCGATGCCGCCGCCGGGATCGTCCGTCAGACGCCAGCCGAGAAAGCCAGCGACACGAAGCGCCGCAACCGCGTCCAGCAGACCGCATCCAGCGTGGACACCTCCGGCGCGCTCGATGCCTGGGCCAGTTCCTCCCGCACCGGAGAGCCCCCGGCACCCGCCGCCGAGCCGAAGCCCGCCGACGACTTCAACCCCTTCGCCTGA